GCGAGACGTGCTGTACGCCGCGGAGGCTGCAACCCGCGCGAGCATTGCCAGGCTCACAGACCGCCCCGTAGAAGAGGTCGGGCTGCTTGGCGATGCCTCGAGCGCCTGGAGTGCGATCGCGAATGGCTGGCAGTGGTCGCCCGGCGACAACGTTGTCGTGAATGAATACGAGCACCCTGCCGTGTTCGCTCCCTGGCTCAGGCTCAGGGAAGCCGGGCTCGAGGTGCGAGTCGTGCCACGGCGCGCAGATTGGTCGCTCCCAGTTGAGGATCTCGTCGCTGCATGCGACGACCGCACTGTCGCGCTCTGTGTGAGTCACGTGGGGTACATTACTGGGCTGCGGTACGATCTCGAGGAGCTCGGTATGGCTGCAGAGAATGCCCGCGTGCCCCTACTTCTTGATATCTCGCATTCGCTCGGCGTCGTGCCCACTGATCTGAGCCGTGCAGCGCTCACTGTCAGCGCATCATACAAGTGGACGCTCGGCCCGTACGGCGTCGGCATCGTCTTCTGGAATCGAGACATCCTGCCAGATTTCAAGCCTGGCGCGGTCGGCTGGCGCTCACTCAGCAATATCTTCACCGAAGACAGGTTTGAGACGCTCAACTGGAATCCCGGAGCGTCGAGGTTTCAGGTCGGAGCCCCCGCGCTCGCAGAAATCGCCGGCCTCGGCGCCGCGATCGACGAGATCCTCGAACTTGGAATTGATCGCGTCGAAGCACACGCCGTAAGCCTTGCTGCGGCAGCTGCCGCCGGGCTGCGCGAACAGGGCTTCACTGTCATAACCCCCGCCGACCCAGCGGCACACGCAGGCAATGTGTCGTTTCTCTGGCCAAATGGGGAACAGCTTGCAGCCGCACTCGCAGAGCAGGGCGTCTACGTCTGGGGCGGAGACGGGCGCGTCCGCGCGTCGTTCCACGTCATGAACGACACTGGCGACGTCGAACGTTTTCTCAGTGCGGTACGAGCTGCGACTGTGCAGTCAGACCGATCCCATGGACTACCCACACCTTTGGAAGGAAGCACCCGATGACCCAGCATCCCTTGGAAGGTGCGGCATACGCCCTCACAAGCGACCAAACTGCCGCAATTGATTCGTTTCTGGCGGAGCGCGAGGATGAGCTCATCACGCTCGTCTCAGACCTCATCGCCATCGACTCGCAGATCCCACCGTACGCTGACGAGCGAGAGATCGTCGCGTTTCTCGTCTCGGTGCTTGACCGGGCAGGCCTCGCAGACGACGTCTCGATCATCGGCCCGACACCAGAACGGCCGAGCCTCATCGCTCGTGTCTCGGGGAGCGGCGGCGGTCGCTCGCTCATGCTCAACGGGCACACCGATACCAAGCCAATCGGAGAGGCCGCCGACCTCTGGCGTACGGACCCGCACACCGCGACAATCGTTGATGGGAAGCTCGTGGGCCTTGGCGCGACAGACATGAAAGCCGCTGTTGCCTGCATGATCCTCGCCGCACGAGCGGTGCTCGAGACCGGAGTCAAGCTGCGCGGCGACATCGTGTTCGGCTTTGTCGCCGACGAAGAGGCCGGCGCACAGCTCGGGTCCAAGTTCGTGGCGCCGAGGGTCGAGAACGTTGACGCTGTGCTCATCGGCGAGCCCAGCGGCTGGGAACACGACTGGCAGGGCATCCATCTTGTCTCCCGCGGGGTGTGCGGATTTCGGATCCGAGTAACGGGTACCCAGATGCATTCGAGCCTGTCCGACCGGATGCCGTCGGTGAACGCCTCTCTGAAGCTCGCTGATCTCATGCTCCGTATCGGGTCTGAGCTTGACCTCCCATTCACCCCGCACCCGCTCGGCGGTGTCGGGCCCACTCTCAATACTGGCGTCATGATTCAGGGAGGCACCTACTTCGGCGTCGTTCCAGGCCAGGCCGAGTTCGCCTGCGACCTTCGCACCGTTCCGGGGCAGACCCGCGAACAGGTTGCAGCGGGCATCGAGGCGTGGCTCGAGGCGTGCCGTGCCAAAGACCCAGACTTGCAAGTGGACTATGAGTTCGAGCCTGGTCTCGATTGGATCCCGTGGAGCGAACTCGAAGCAGATCACCCGCTGGTGTCTGCCGTGTCAGGTGCTGCGCGCGACGTGCTTGGCGAGGCGCCTCAGCTCGGGGTCTTCCCCGGCGGGACCGACGCCCCCTGGTTCTCCCAGCAGGGTATCCCGACGCTGCCATCCTTCGGCCCGGGCACACTCACCTGCGCACACGGCCCGAATGAGTTTGTCAGTGTGCAGAGCATTCACGAGGCAGCGCGCATCTACGCGCGAGTCATCGCAGAGTTTTGCGCCTAGCGCGCACGCCGTCGTCCAGAGGCGGTGACGGCACTGATCACCCACACCACAGACAAGGAAACGCAATGTCGCTCTCATTCATCAGCACCCCGAACGCCCCTGCACCCGGAGGACACTACTCGCAGGCCGCAGTGACCGACGGCCTCGTATTCACGGCAGGGCAAGTCGGGCTCGACCCAGAAACTGGAACCACGTCCACAGACTTCAGGGAAGAGACTCGTCAGGCTCTGGCAAACCTTCGGGCTGTTCTCGAAGCCGACGGCCTCGGATTCGGCGACGTCGTTCGCACGATGTGCCTGCTGACTGACATTGCCGACTTCGCGGTGTTCAATGAAGAGTACGCCGCCGCGTTCGGCAATGACCGCCCGGCTCGGAGCACGTTCGGAATTGCACTCGCCGGAGGGTTCCGGGTCGAGATCGAAGCAATCGCGGTTCGCCAGGGCGCCTAGTTCGTCATTCTCACCTTTCGAGGCCAGCCCGCAGTACCGTCTGCGGGCTGGCCTATTCGGCATGGAACGGGCTGAGTTGACCACGCGCCGAGATCAGTACAGCTGCGGTTGCCGGACCAGCCTGTGAGCCGAGGCCGCCCGGCACCAGGCTCGTCCAGTGGGCACAACCACCAGGCACAACCACCAGGCACAACCACCAGGCTCAGCCACCAGGCTCAGCCACCAGGCCCAGCCACCGCGATGGTACACGGTCCCTGCAAGTGCACACGAAACCCCGCCGTAGAAATCGTGTGCATTTGCAGGAACCGTGTACAGCGGATGGCGGCACAGAGCGCGCGACGGGGTGGTACGGGGCACGCGAGGCGCACGAAGCGAGCGGACTGCCCTCAGAGCGCGCGGGCGGCCCACAAACCCAGCAAGCGGGCCTCTAGCGCCACCGAGCCGCCGCCAGCCGCAGCCGCAGCCGCAGCCGCAGAGGATGTTCGCA
Above is a window of Leucobacter aridicollis DNA encoding:
- a CDS encoding RidA family protein, encoding MSLSFISTPNAPAPGGHYSQAAVTDGLVFTAGQVGLDPETGTTSTDFREETRQALANLRAVLEADGLGFGDVVRTMCLLTDIADFAVFNEEYAAAFGNDRPARSTFGIALAGGFRVEIEAIAVRQGA
- a CDS encoding M20 family metallopeptidase, with product MTQHPLEGAAYALTSDQTAAIDSFLAEREDELITLVSDLIAIDSQIPPYADEREIVAFLVSVLDRAGLADDVSIIGPTPERPSLIARVSGSGGGRSLMLNGHTDTKPIGEAADLWRTDPHTATIVDGKLVGLGATDMKAAVACMILAARAVLETGVKLRGDIVFGFVADEEAGAQLGSKFVAPRVENVDAVLIGEPSGWEHDWQGIHLVSRGVCGFRIRVTGTQMHSSLSDRMPSVNASLKLADLMLRIGSELDLPFTPHPLGGVGPTLNTGVMIQGGTYFGVVPGQAEFACDLRTVPGQTREQVAAGIEAWLEACRAKDPDLQVDYEFEPGLDWIPWSELEADHPLVSAVSGAARDVLGEAPQLGVFPGGTDAPWFSQQGIPTLPSFGPGTLTCAHGPNEFVSVQSIHEAARIYARVIAEFCA
- a CDS encoding aminotransferase class V-fold PLP-dependent enzyme, producing MHAPGQQPLIERDAFVNLDADAYLYTGAHSPALRRVEEAIVCSYRAKSLGEGGRDVLYAAEAATRASIARLTDRPVEEVGLLGDASSAWSAIANGWQWSPGDNVVVNEYEHPAVFAPWLRLREAGLEVRVVPRRADWSLPVEDLVAACDDRTVALCVSHVGYITGLRYDLEELGMAAENARVPLLLDISHSLGVVPTDLSRAALTVSASYKWTLGPYGVGIVFWNRDILPDFKPGAVGWRSLSNIFTEDRFETLNWNPGASRFQVGAPALAEIAGLGAAIDEILELGIDRVEAHAVSLAAAAAAGLREQGFTVITPADPAAHAGNVSFLWPNGEQLAAALAEQGVYVWGGDGRVRASFHVMNDTGDVERFLSAVRAATVQSDRSHGLPTPLEGSTR